The proteins below are encoded in one region of Lactuca sativa cultivar Salinas chromosome 3, Lsat_Salinas_v11, whole genome shotgun sequence:
- the LOC128132901 gene encoding uncharacterized protein LOC128132901, giving the protein MFHGMPALPSCPVNDDVKIPCQRVDINEEIKVLDIFDDKELLKLAIGRQCMEQVQTIHKPTSPKKFATQQKACQKDVERAFGVLQSRFAIVQGSTCFCKKVSTTCIILHNMIINDEHDLDTPIEIAREVPPIEVELTTDEDSQFQQFLARYKNIKDKEAHFSLRNALVDHLWEIYSNA; this is encoded by the exons ATGTTTCATGGTATGCCCGCATTGCCTTCATGTCCTGTAAACGATGATGTGAAAATTCCATGTCAGAGGGTGGATATAAATGAAGAGATTAAGGTTCTAGACATTTTTGATGACAAAGAGTTGCTCAAGCTTGCAATTGGAAGACAATGCATGGAACAAG TACAAACTATTCATAAACCAACAAGTCCAAAAAAGTTTGCTACACAACAAAAGGCATGCCAAAAGGATGTAGAACGTGCATTTGGAGTTCTCCAATCACGTTTTGCGATTGTTCAAGGATCAACTTGTTTTTGTAAAAAAGTAAGTACTACATGCATTATTTTACATAATATGATAATCAATGATGAACATGATCTTGACACACCAATTGAAATTGCAAGAGAAGTGCCACCGATAGAGGTTGAATTGACGACAGATGAAGACAGTCAATTCCAACAATTTCTTGCTcgatataaaaatattaaagatAAAGAAGCACACTTCAGTCTACGAAATGCGTTAGTTGATCATTTGTGGGAAATTTATTCCAACGCATAA